ctccactatgggtgagcctcTCTTAGGCACATCTTCACATGTCCATTATCACGAGAATGGATAGCAAGCTTCAAGCATGATCTCTTCGTGAtcctccacttgaacttgcacaccgcaaccttaatgacgatcaccacttgatgtcatcctccatggaCTATATGATATCTTCCTTTTGATGCACGCCCATGgaaacatacctaaccccacaaagaacccTCACATAGACCATGTGTTAGTATACAAAGCGTAATGGATGATGCTTACCaaaccatgggatcacttgatcccactcggtacatcttctacgctttgtgtgttaATCAACTTGAATCACTCTTTGACTTTTGACTTAGTATTGATCAACCTCGTATCTTATATTCTCTCTTGATAAAGATGATGTCTTGAAGAAAAACATAAAtgttcacacaatcttcttcttcaagacatgcttgcaataggctcaactctcacatgaccaatctttggataactCCTTAAGTAGCACCTTGTTAACACATAATCTCCTTCTTATACCCTTGAAACCAATGAATAGTCTTCAAGCAAATCCTATGGACAAACCCTTCGAATATACCTCAAGGAAACCATTAGTCTGTAGGGATtttcatcaattaccaaaaccaaacatgggggcaccatgCTATTTCACTTGTTTTTTCGGGGTCATCTACCTTCAATGGTCGAGGTGACTTCTACACGGCGAGGACTCCCCACGGTCGATGTCAATGTTATTGTTCAAGAAGCAACTTTCCACGGGGGGTACCCTTAGCAATGTGGCTAGTATGAGTAGACGAGGGTGTGTACGAGGGCCTTATAGATAAGGTCGTCATGCACCGACAAGTGACACAATTCATTTATTTTAAATGGGTCCAGTGGCCTCGTCAGAACACAGCCTCCGTCCTATGAGGAAGAGGCATCGAGAGCGGTGCTCGATGCGCGGAACACTTACAGTGCTACCGCTTACAAAGTCCCATGACTCCCAATAGCTCATGTCTTACTAGGTCCCTCGGATTTCGATTCCCGGCCTCCAATCGAGCGTCACTTCTTAGCGAGGGAGTGAGGGGGGATGACTCTCCTCTTAAGTTTATTCAAGTTTAGAGTGGTTGATGAACAATTTAAGTTCCCATGGGATGCCTTAGCCTAGGGGTCCTTGACAATTGACCATGATTACGCTTGAAAAGAGGAGGTGAGAGGGTAGAACTAGGTAATGTTTTTCCTTGGTTCCATGAGCATTTGGATGGGCTCAGAGGTGGGATATGGCCCGTCAAGGGAGACTCCCTCCCCAATACAAAGGCTTTTTTCCTCGGTTTTGGACTTCTTTGTTCCTTTGACTTATTCTTTGTGTTGTTTGTCTTTTAACATTTTGATCATGAAGACTTGTTTAAACTTTTGTTGACCCGATGGCTTGCTTGGACTCTCGAAGGCATGTTTGGACTTTCGTTGACCTCTTTAACTTGTGTTGACTGACATTGACAATCCACGTGGAATGGCATGTAGAATTGAGGTGGGACCCCAGGTGTAATTTTGGGCAGTCTTTCAATAGAAATGAAATGAAAATTTTGTCAAGATTTATTTTGTTGACTCTGCCAAGTTTCATGTTAGGTTGACACCAGGATTTGTAAATTGAAATGAACTATATCCCATGTTTTGGCTGCCATTTTGAGGTGTAATCATTAACCAACACAATGAGCAAGAGTATACAAGAACCTCCTCTGTTCACCCGTACAACGTGCATTCAACTCAACCATCCCGATCCACATAAAACAAACATAAGGAGAATTTCAACATGAGATTTCTGTCAAAAGTATAAATCCTTGCAATACAAAAAAGGTTCACAACAACACTTAGCGGTCACAATATAGCCAAGGTTCACATCACTACGAAGGTTACAGGCAAGGTTACAACACGGCCAAAGTTACAAAAAAGCAAATCTTTGCATTACTAGCACCATCAAGGAAGTTCATTTTTGCTTGATTTGCTTGAGGATACAATCTTTTTTCATCGCAAATGTTaatgcccacacgtgtggcacgaaGCAACATGACCCAAACGTCTTCAGTACTATTCATTTTGCCACATCAAAACAGATGACATCGGCATGAATCTTTTTAGTTTTCGGCTTAAAAATGtttaatctcctaattaaaaaaaCCAATTAAAAATCCATTTCATCATTAAATCCGTCTttacgagatcttcaaaactatatcccatgttgatatgtttcgatgAAATTTATTTTGGTCAAAAGTTGtcatgatgtttacactgaagTTGTCATAGTGTTacactaaagttgccatgtggcaattttagtttatagAGCATGGCAATTTTAGTACTTTGACCATGGCAAGTCCAGGACTTTGACCATAAAAATTATTTTTTGAATAAACCATGGCAActttaagtgcatgtatcataAAATTTTTAGTTTATGGTCATGGCAAGTCTGGTTTTTTAATTCCCcgttttataatatgtcaaaatttacttttaaatgtagaaaaaaatagctgaaacatatcatggcaagtcatgtgcaatagacatggcAACTTTTAAAAGTCATCGAAAcatattgatatgagatctagtttcgaagatctcgtcgcTATGGATATGGTGAAAACAgatcttcaatcggatttttcaTCAATTTAAAAAACTAAAAATTCAAAAAGATTCTCACATGCATGCGATGACGTGACATAGTCCACATGTTATAGAGCGTGCAGGCAGGTGTCGCTCCCACCACACATGTGAGCGTTATCAACTTCCTTGTTCATTCTTTTAGGCCACGCCATAAGAGCCTTGGACTTGGGGCATCTGCTACAAAAATTGACTACATAATCCACACAAATTGTAAAGGCAGTCATAACACAGGTCGATGAACCATTCTGGAACTAAAAACCAATCAAACAGAGGGAGAATTGCAATTTTCTCTTCGCTATGTGGTATGGAACATGAGAAACTCAATTTCTGAACATCAAAATTACTTAACTTTCCTATATCTCCAGTTGAGCCGAGTTCGTACTGTGAAGAATACTGAACTGTTTATACAAAAAGGAAAAGGAAGACATTCCTCAACGGTACAGTATAAAATACAATAGCCTGAAAAGAATGAACACCAGTAAGCTCTGCACAGCTGATTTGGCAATTGGCATTTTCTAACATCTCAAAAAATGACCCATCAATCCAACAACTGTATCTCCTTTACAATATCTATCCAGGTAATCTCATTAGACTGCTAAAACTTCCAGACCGAATTGTATGTAAAAATCTGCAACTGAATTATTTTCTTCTCAAAATAAATCTTCCCCCACCCAAAACAGTTGAATTCTTTGATGATGCCTGTTGAGTATATAATCTAGCTCTGGAAGATTTCGAAACTAGGGTGCTCAAAAGAATTTCGAAACTAGGGTGCTCAAAAGCAATCCTATTAAAGAAACTGAAGTTTCTAGCTTCAGTGCCGTGGAAGACCATTGATGGTGAACAGAGATTGCACACTCCCTAGTGAAACATACACTCTCTAACATGTGGGTGCGAGAAATTGACATGCCGCTCCCATATAGACTTGTACCGGTGAATGGCCAACTTCAGCCAGGGTTTCATGTTCCCATTATAATGCACAACAGCAGCACTCTCAATCAAGCGGTCATCTATGTCTACATCATACCCAAGACCCAATACGTGCCATCTCCGGTCTAGGGGCTCCATTAGGCCATAAAATGTCAAAAGGCCTGCTGGAAGTGTGCCCGTTCTCCAAAGCAATTGATCAGCATTTTGCTCCTGCCAATAATGATAAAGCGATGTTGCATTTGCTTTCCTCCAAGCAATTAGGTCAAATATGTTCATTCCAAAAGCCCACCCACAAGTATGTGGATCAATCTTTGAGCTGATTATTGGTTGCGAGAAATTAAGATATTTGTGATACCGATGAAATGACTCTAAACAAGTCTCCACTGCTCCAATAACATTACCATGCAATTCTATGGAAAAAAGCTGTGTCAAGTCCTTTTGCACCACAACATCATCATCAAGAAAAACCACCTTCTCCAGGTTGGGGAGTATTTGAGGGATGTAAAACCGTAAATGGTTCAGCAGAGAAACAAACTTCGGATTATGGAACTTTATTTCCCGTTCTTGTGTCTTCAAACCACCAGAGGAACCCTTTGTTTCCATCTCGGACAGCCGCCTGacaagagaagaagaagcagcattCAACCATGAGAACTCTTCTATGCAGTGGACTTCGACAGTACACCCTTTGAAGTCATTTATCAGGAACCAGGTTGACATAGCACCAAAATTGATCCTGTCTGTGACTACATGAAACACAAGCTGCTGAGGGTGGTTTGCATTTGACACTGTAGAATTGACAACAACTGAAGTGGCCAGCACATTATCCGAGAATATACAGAAATGATACAGATTATTGTCTACCAACCGTGTGGAATTCCTGTGCTCCTCTGAACGACTCCTTAGTTTTGGGTTCTGAAGCCACTCTTCTGTCAGTTTCACCGTTAAACAATGGATATTCTTGGGAAGTGATTCTGCAGCTAACTGACCAAACTCGGCAGTCTGAACAACTGCTGCCTTTGCACGCTCCTCTAGTGCGAGGGCATGGCTCTTGAGTGTCACCATTGTGGTGCTGATATCATAATGAGAGTCCTGCGCTTTGTATATTAACCGTGCCAGCCGAGTTATTATAGGATGGGCTTCTTCCTGAGTGATGGCTCTCCCACTAACAGCCCCTTGAGAGAGCAATCTTTGAGAATTCCTTATTTGGGAACTAAGTTCCCATGCAAGCTGAAGGTTGCCATGCTCTTTCGCAAGGATAACATAGGCCTTTGCTAGAGTCATTTGGTCTGCTAATTGCCGTGCAAAAGATGTACTGCTTAAAAGCTCTTCAGTGAAATTAACTTTCTCAGGAGAAACTTCTTCAGTTTCTGACCCTTCATTCTGAAACAAGAACGAGCTAAATGAGGAAATATGCACAATCGACTGAGTTTAATTAAAGAATGTGATTTTCTTTCATTGTGGGGAAGGTCAATGAAGAAATATATCTATGCACTTAAAAGTAGCAGGGACCAAAAATATATTCCAAATATAAGGAGAAGTTTTTAGTTATCATCCCAATGATTAACTTTGTTGACACTAAAATTAAATGTTACTGAACAGCTGTCATCATGTGTTGACCCATAAATAACAGTTAATGGCCAGCAAAGTTTGGCGCCAAAAACTCGCACAAGAAATGTTCAGATCATACTTTTGTATACAAAAAGATTAAGACCTGTACGACATAAAGAACTATACATCAAAGGCTACCAATAAGACTCACTGGCAATATTATATCTCTATTGACATCGTGTTCTATTAATAATTTCAGTTTTGATCTCGGCTATTTTTCTCATAAGCTGTGCAGTTAAAAAAAACAATTCTATCAATGTAATCCAGATTTTACAGACCATTGGATACCAAGAGAAACTAATGTGGCTGTTGTATTACTATCAGATAGGCAGGAATAACCTAGGATAAAGTTACTAGTTTACTACTCAGTGCTACTGAAAGTCATTCGCAAATTCGAAGATAAAATCATGACAGGCGATGCTATTCTTTTTAAGCAAGTACCTAAGTAGCTGCCAACAAGTAGTCCCTGGATAACCCAATCGCACCTGTGATAGTTCAACACTGCACATACTACTAAAAATTGACTTATGGTGTGAGTTTAATTTTCATATTCCACCACCAGTTAAGTAATCATCTTCATAGTAAAGGAATAGCATATGCTATCATGATGAAGATGGGAAACCTCCTCCTGAGAAGGACACTTAACCTAAGTACACGAGCAGACCTCCAACAAGTGCAGAGACAACCTATCAGTAATGCCACGCCAACTACAAGAAAATACAGCCTGTTTGCCGTTTCTACCAACTAGTCATGATTAGCCATCAAAAGCACATTTTCTAGACAGTGAAAATAAAATTTTCCATAAACATGCACAAATCAATATAGATAAAAACACAAACCTTCAAGGAGCAAGTAACAATGAAATTGGATAATGAAGATCTAGAAAATGATGTGCTCTGACCACAAAAAGCCTAACAACACACAACCAAGCTCACCTTATAACATAGTAGAAGAAACCAACAATGGAACTATTTCTAAAGATCTCATACAAAACGCTAACAGAGATCTGTCTGCACGCATAAAAAGCTAAAACTTTTTCCACGTATTTTCAAAATTGACAGGAAGGAAGTGATCTTCCGAGCAAAGATGTCACACCACATAAATCAGCAAGCAGGAAATCAGACGGAGTCATGTTTGAGCTACTCACTATGACGGGCGGCCGGAACTGCTCCTTCTGGTTGTGGTGCAGGACGAAGAGCATGAGCCCAACCACAAGGAAGATCCCAACGAGCCACCAGATCCATCCCGGCAGCCGCCGCCGCGACTGCCGCCGGTACTCTGGTGCCCGCCTCCGCATCTCGGAACCCCGCATCTCGCCGCCGTGCGCCCTTCCCCAAAGTCTCTCGCTGCAACAACTCAACCCAGGAACTCCACACGCTGACCTCACTGCCGTCGCGCTAAACCTTCATCCATGGATAGTGCCGAGAACAACCAGAAAGGCACCGTCTTTGCGGAGGATCCGGGGGGTCGGATGGATCACCCCGAACAGATAAGAGACCGCGTCGTGAAGCTCCGGCACTGAGAGAGGCAGAAACGCCGGCTGGTAAGAGGTTGGTGAGATCTGGAAGGTCTAATGTGACGAGAGAAAGGTAGGAGGGGGCGCGATTTAGAGAAAGGTAGGAGGGAGATCTGAGGGTGGGAGCGAGGGAGGCAGGTGGAAGTAGTACCTCAGTCTCCTTGCCCATCGTGCGTCTCCATTTCTCTCACACCTCATAGAAAACCCTATATTACACTCGCAAACGTCTTTTAGGCGACATTTCGCTCAACCGTAAAATTTTTAGCAAGTCTCTATTTCTAATGAAGAAGTTGGTAAACTCGCCTCACCTCCCACCAACCCCACAGAAAACCCTATATTACGCAACGCGGGCATCTTATAGGCGACATTTCGCTCAACCGTGCAAATTTTAGCAAGCCCGTTTGACGTGTGAATTAACTCAATCAAATCATCACTTTCCCAAAACAACGTCATTTATTAACTCGATCTAATCAAATCACTACTTACCAAAACATCAACCACTCGTCCAGCCCATGGGAATAATCCGGCCTATGGGCATAAAAAACAATCCTCCCATTCTCACCTCTTCCTACAGACTGAAAAAAAAGGAATTTCTCAAAAATAAAAGactaaaaaaagaaaagggaagGAAAGAAAAAGGAAACACCCGAGAAAAGGAAACACATGCACCATCGTCAATCCCTTCCACTCTCCTGTTCTCTTTCCTTTCCCAGGATGTAGCCGCCGATCTCCTCCTCTGCTCCTATTCTCCTCACAGAGGTGGACATTGTTAGGGAACGAGCATGGGAGGCCTCAGATCGCGGATCCTACAAACCTTGTAGTCCTTCTCAAATGTCGTCGCTGCACAATCGAACGCCCTCCTCCTCCCAGATCTTCAGTAGACGTGGCGAAGAGTTACAGAGAAGCGAGGGTTGGGGAGAACCAGTGTGGCGTCGTCGCCGATCTGCTAGACGACACGCACCACAGCCTTGCCATCAAGCCACCATAGCCGCTCCTCCCCGTCGGCAACAAAGTTTGGCCGGATCCGCACGAGCCTCATCGGCATGTCATATTTTATATTCCACTGtgtaacaccccagatgtaaAACCTTCCTTATTTTGACAATGTATCAATTTTGGTCTTCATCCAATTCCTTGGGTCTATCATGGTTGGATTCTTTTGGTTGTCTTTGTGTTGTTATTTGTTGCATTGCTATGCCATTTCCTTTTATGTATTGCTTTTGTCATCCATGTTTGCATTGTGATCATTTCAAGTGTTGCATTTGTGCTTCTTGTaatgttgcatttcatcatgctCATCATGTGCATTGTGTGTTTCATGCATGATCACCCCTTGCATCACCCCTCCCCTCCTTCTCTTGCTTCTATTTGGCAAGTGCCATTTTTCACTCCTCCTATAATGTTCATCTCTTCCTCACAATTCTAGAATCATGCCACTCACCTCTCTGCCAAGTTTCACCTAATTTGGAGTTGGTTTGGTTGGGATAAAAATTGCTTCAAGTTGGAACCTAATTCAAACTTGGAATATTTTTCTGCCTTTAAAATTTCCCAAATCAATTTTATTAAATACTAAACAAATTCAGGACCTTGAGAATTTTGTCACATTTCTCAAAATCCTTCCAAATCCCCCTGTGTTTTTCCTTTTGTTTTCTgtctgaagaaaaaaaaaggaaaagggaaGCAGCAGTCCAGCAGCAGCCACCTGGCCATGGCCCACGCCATGGCCGGCTCGGTCACGACCTCACCACCGGCCTAACCCTCCTCCGCGGCCTCCCCTCCTTCGTCCAAGCGATCGTGAACGCCGCCCTGGTTCCGTCCTGACGCTGATCCGCGGCCGAGAACTCCTTCCACGACGTCCCCTTCTTCCTCTGCATCTCGGACAGAAGATCGCGCCAAGTTCGTCGACCCGCTGCCGATGCCTCCCTCCATCGCCGGCCACGTTTTCTCGTCCTAGGGTAAGGAGGTATACCCGGCTTCCTCCCTTGTCCTTC
This genomic window from Aegilops tauschii subsp. strangulata cultivar AL8/78 chromosome 4, Aet v6.0, whole genome shotgun sequence contains:
- the LOC109744150 gene encoding hexosyltransferase GAUT11; its protein translation is MRGSEMRRRAPEYRRQSRRRLPGWIWWLVGIFLVVGLMLFVLHHNQKEQFRPPVINEGSETEEVSPEKVNFTEELLSSTSFARQLADQMTLAKAYVILAKEHGNLQLAWELSSQIRNSQRLLSQGAVSGRAITQEEAHPIITRLARLIYKAQDSHYDISTTMVTLKSHALALEERAKAAVVQTAEFGQLAAESLPKNIHCLTVKLTEEWLQNPKLRSRSEEHRNSTRLVDNNLYHFCIFSDNVLATSVVVNSTVSNANHPQQLVFHVVTDRINFGAMSTWFLINDFKGCTVEVHCIEEFSWLNAASSSLVRRLSEMETKGSSGGLKTQEREIKFHNPKFVSLLNHLRFYIPQILPNLEKVVFLDDDVVVQKDLTQLFSIELHGNVIGAVETCLESFHRYHKYLNFSQPIISSKIDPHTCGWAFGMNIFDLIAWRKANATSLYHYWQEQNADQLLWRTGTLPAGLLTFYGLMEPLDRRWHVLGLGYDVDIDDRLIESAAVVHYNGNMKPWLKLAIHRYKSIWERHVNFSHPHVRECMFH